TCTGGAAGCTTCCCGAGGTAAAGGGAAAGGTCCGCTTGAATATCCTGGTGCTGTTGACGCCACATTTTTACAGTGTCGGACCGCATAATTTTGATGCCAAGTATACCTGGCCCTACCGGGGCTTATTGGTTTCCACAGATCCGGTTGCGAGCGACGCGGTCGGAATCAGTTTGTTCAACGCCAAAAGGAAAGAATACTTCGAGCGCGAACGGCCGATCAAGCCACCGCCTCACCATGTGGTATTCGCTGACACCCGTCATGGCCTGGGTGTCAGCGATCTGAATAAAATTGAATTGGTCAAATTGGGATGGATGGAGAACAGCTACTTCTGATCATCTATTTCGCAGGCACAGATGCTCCGGATCATTTTCGACAATTCTGTGTAGAGATCGGACAACCTGAGAATTCCCACAATTTCGTCATTACGCACGACCGGGATTGATAATGACTGCCACATTACGAACTTGTGAATCGCCTCGGTGATCGGCGCGTTCTCATCGATGTTTTCATTGATCGGGTGAAAGGCATCCCTGACATGAACCGAGCGCGCCCGCTTGCAAAGATCGGGAATTGTGTATTCCCAGAATTTAAAGGTATCCATTATAGAGTGCACAAATTCTTCGCTCAGGCCGGCCCGCGATAGAGTTTTCAAATCACCGATCGAATCATATTTGGGTTCGAGAGCTTTCAGAAAGGCCAGATGCCCAAGCTTCCCGACGATCTTGCCATGCTTGTCACGTACCAGGACCGCCCGGTGTTTCATACGACCCTCATCCAGCTTCTTCTGGGCTTCTTCCAGTATATTAACAGCGTCAAGGAGGGTAGCGTCCTCATCGACAATTGCGTAATCCTCAAGCCTGAGCATCAAATCTTTAACTTTTTTGGTTTCCATAACATAATCCTTCCCTAACTCTTGTGAAAAGTCAGAAAAACAGTCTGCTCAGCATACAATAACCAAAATATGGATCAACAGTTGCATAAAACTT
This genomic stretch from Candidatus Zixiibacteriota bacterium harbors:
- a CDS encoding CBS domain-containing protein; the encoded protein is METKKVKDLMLRLEDYAIVDEDATLLDAVNILEEAQKKLDEGRMKHRAVLVRDKHGKIVGKLGHLAFLKALEPKYDSIGDLKTLSRAGLSEEFVHSIMDTFKFWEYTIPDLCKRARSVHVRDAFHPINENIDENAPITEAIHKFVMWQSLSIPVVRNDEIVGILRLSDLYTELSKMIRSICACEIDDQK